The proteins below come from a single Halothiobacillus neapolitanus c2 genomic window:
- the gspE gene encoding type II secretion system ATPase GspE, with the protein MTVDADTHAHLAKTSPLSYGYARRFGVLIEPDTTAEAAWIVRHCKPLPVSVLAELGRKLPDGFTLDWLETDEFERRLARAYEGGSSVAQTMVDDLGDGGLDALANTLNTPIDLLEADDEAPIIRLINALLSEAVREGASDIHLESFESRMVVRFRVDGMLREVLEPPRAVAGIIVSRIKVMANLDIAEKRVPQDGRISLRLAGRPVDVRVSTLPSGQGERVVLRLLDKEAGRLTLDNLGLTRELQARLNKLIHRPHGILLVTGPTGSGKTTTLYAALSEINTRERNILTVEDPIEYYLDGVGQTQVNPKVEMTFARGLRAILRQDPDVVMVGEIRDVETAEIAVQASLTGHLVLSTLHTNSAIGAITRLRDMGVEPFLLSSSLIGVLAQRLVRRLDARYREAYTPDASECALLGLDASQPPTLYRVSEEARQRGQGYLGRTGVYELISIDADTRRLIHDGAAEPAIEAQVRKHSSSILAYGAALVMAGVTTTEELLRVTAEG; encoded by the coding sequence ATGACTGTGGACGCTGATACCCACGCCCATCTGGCCAAAACGTCGCCGCTGTCGTACGGCTACGCACGTCGTTTTGGCGTGCTGATCGAGCCGGATACAACCGCCGAGGCAGCCTGGATCGTGCGGCATTGCAAGCCGTTGCCGGTATCGGTGTTGGCCGAGCTGGGGCGCAAACTGCCCGATGGCTTTACGCTGGACTGGCTTGAAACTGATGAGTTTGAACGCCGCTTGGCGCGCGCCTATGAAGGCGGTTCGAGCGTGGCACAAACCATGGTCGATGATTTGGGCGACGGCGGGCTCGATGCGCTGGCCAACACCTTGAACACGCCGATCGACCTGCTCGAAGCCGACGACGAAGCACCGATCATTCGCCTGATCAATGCGCTGCTTTCCGAAGCCGTGCGCGAGGGTGCATCCGATATTCATCTGGAAAGCTTCGAAAGCCGCATGGTGGTGCGTTTTCGCGTCGATGGCATGTTGCGCGAGGTGCTCGAACCACCGCGTGCCGTGGCCGGTATCATCGTCTCGCGGATCAAGGTGATGGCGAACCTTGATATTGCCGAAAAACGCGTGCCGCAGGATGGTCGTATCTCGCTGCGTTTGGCCGGTCGCCCGGTCGATGTGCGTGTATCAACCCTGCCTTCGGGCCAAGGTGAACGCGTCGTGTTGCGCCTGTTGGACAAAGAAGCCGGGCGCTTGACGCTCGATAACCTGGGGTTAACGCGCGAACTGCAAGCTCGGCTGAACAAGCTCATCCACCGGCCGCACGGCATTTTGCTCGTGACCGGTCCGACCGGCTCGGGCAAGACCACCACGCTGTATGCCGCGCTGTCGGAGATCAACACCCGCGAGCGCAACATTCTCACCGTCGAAGACCCGATTGAGTATTACCTCGACGGCGTGGGTCAAACGCAGGTCAATCCCAAGGTGGAGATGACCTTCGCGCGCGGTTTACGGGCGATTTTGCGCCAAGATCCAGACGTGGTGATGGTCGGTGAGATTCGCGATGTCGAAACCGCCGAAATTGCGGTTCAGGCCAGCTTGACCGGCCACTTGGTGCTCTCGACCTTGCACACCAACTCCGCCATTGGCGCGATCACGCGGCTGCGCGATATGGGTGTTGAACCGTTTTTACTCTCATCGAGCCTGATCGGCGTGCTGGCGCAACGCTTGGTGCGCCGCCTCGATGCCCGTTACCGTGAAGCCTACACGCCCGATGCGAGCGAATGCGCGCTGCTCGGCTTGGATGCCAGCCAACCGCCGACGTTGTATCGGGTGAGTGAAGAAGCGCGGCAGCGCGGCCAGGGTTATCTCGGTCGAACCGGCGTGTATGAGCTGATCAGCATTGATGCCGACACGCGACGTTTAATCCACGATGGCGCCGCGGAACCGGCCATCGAAGCGCAAGTCCGCAAGCACAGCAGCTCCATTCTGGCCTATGGCGCGGCCCTCGTGATGGCCGGCGTCACCACCACAGAAGAATTACTCCGCGTGACGGCGGAAGGGTAA
- the gspD gene encoding type II secretion system secretin GspD, with product MMNTARRIRGQASSLVIFMALTLVTAEVLINSPVRAADAPPPGISRVQGDNSDTDKVTLNFRDMDIGALIEAVSKVTGKNFIVDPRVKARVTVISAKPMSPQKLYDVFLSILQVNGFAAVPAGAVIKIVPEINARSDAQPVNPGSSAVGDQMVTEVVHLRYVPAAPLLTVLRQIMPQQAALSVYPDSNSLVITDRAGNIDRLKKILAKVDQPAVGDVEIIRLKRASADSVVSTLKALFGASGGGGAKGAPVPGGGAGGNFSSVPAFAADDRTNSVLLSGDAVSRAKMRAIILNLDMPQTNYGNTRVFRLKYANAEDLVDVLKGIVSTNGATSTGATATKEATTNPDNNQLEIAADKSLNALVVTASPSRMQTVESVIDQLDIRRKQVLVEAIIAEVSNGVTKKLGTQFLVGGGSGTVPIGISTFNGLLSSVASSAAQAGTGSVGSAIGLGLAGALGDGGNIGVGRYGQGGADFALLVSALAGNSGNNILSTPSLLTLDNQEASIVVGQNIPIVTGSYAQTGSATSPTNPFQTITREDIGVKLKVTPTISPDGTVRLKIEQEVSSLDSAAQSSAGLITNKRNVTTTVQVDDGDVVVLGGLIDDSTNSNQQSVPGLGDIPILGNLFRYRSASTNKRNLMIFIRPLIVGDGGKLSEFSREQYNRIRQSQQDTFDKRSLVNPSDWSVLSPEQNFQRNLPIPMPQNIQTLMDQDRARSQTASGQTAAPRP from the coding sequence ATGATGAATACCGCTCGCCGCATACGCGGTCAGGCATCCTCTCTGGTTATCTTTATGGCGCTGACACTGGTCACCGCCGAAGTCCTGATCAACAGCCCGGTCCGGGCTGCTGATGCACCACCACCGGGTATATCGCGTGTTCAGGGCGACAACTCCGATACGGATAAAGTTACCCTGAATTTCCGTGACATGGATATCGGTGCGCTCATCGAGGCCGTCTCGAAAGTCACGGGCAAGAATTTCATCGTCGACCCCCGGGTCAAGGCGCGGGTCACGGTCATTTCTGCCAAGCCGATGAGCCCGCAAAAACTCTACGACGTGTTTCTTTCGATCTTGCAGGTCAATGGCTTTGCTGCGGTACCTGCCGGTGCGGTGATCAAGATCGTTCCGGAAATCAACGCGCGCTCCGACGCCCAGCCGGTCAATCCCGGTTCGTCGGCGGTCGGGGATCAAATGGTGACCGAGGTCGTTCACCTGCGCTATGTACCTGCGGCGCCTTTGCTGACCGTGTTGCGTCAAATCATGCCGCAACAGGCCGCGCTTTCCGTGTACCCCGATTCCAATTCACTCGTGATTACCGACCGGGCGGGCAATATCGACCGGCTCAAGAAAATATTGGCCAAGGTGGATCAACCTGCCGTGGGAGATGTGGAGATCATCCGGCTCAAACGGGCATCGGCTGACTCGGTCGTGTCCACGCTCAAGGCGTTGTTTGGTGCCAGCGGTGGCGGCGGCGCCAAGGGCGCACCCGTGCCGGGTGGCGGTGCAGGAGGCAATTTTTCCAGCGTGCCTGCGTTCGCCGCCGATGACCGCACCAACAGCGTTTTACTGAGTGGCGATGCCGTCTCTCGCGCCAAGATGCGCGCCATCATCCTGAATCTGGACATGCCGCAGACGAATTATGGCAATACGCGCGTGTTCCGACTCAAATACGCCAATGCCGAAGATCTTGTCGATGTGCTCAAAGGGATCGTGAGCACCAACGGCGCCACATCCACCGGGGCGACGGCCACGAAAGAGGCGACCACCAATCCGGACAACAACCAGCTTGAGATCGCCGCCGACAAATCCCTTAACGCCCTGGTCGTGACGGCATCGCCCAGCCGGATGCAGACGGTCGAGTCGGTGATCGATCAGCTCGATATCCGGCGCAAGCAGGTATTGGTGGAAGCGATTATTGCTGAGGTGTCGAACGGCGTAACCAAAAAGTTGGGCACCCAGTTTCTGGTCGGTGGCGGCAGCGGTACGGTGCCTATCGGTATTTCCACCTTCAACGGGTTGTTGTCCAGCGTCGCCAGCTCCGCAGCGCAGGCGGGCACAGGCAGTGTCGGTAGCGCCATTGGTTTGGGTTTGGCCGGGGCGTTGGGCGATGGCGGCAATATCGGCGTGGGGCGGTACGGTCAAGGCGGCGCCGATTTTGCACTGCTGGTTTCCGCGCTGGCGGGGAACTCGGGTAATAACATTCTCTCCACGCCGAGTCTGCTGACACTGGATAACCAGGAAGCGAGCATCGTGGTCGGCCAAAATATTCCAATCGTCACCGGCTCGTATGCACAGACCGGTTCGGCTACCTCACCCACCAATCCGTTCCAGACCATCACGCGCGAGGACATCGGCGTCAAACTCAAGGTCACGCCCACCATCAGTCCGGATGGTACCGTGCGTTTGAAGATCGAGCAGGAAGTGTCCAGCCTCGACAGCGCAGCGCAAAGCTCGGCGGGCCTGATCACCAATAAACGTAACGTGACCACCACAGTGCAGGTCGATGATGGCGACGTGGTAGTGTTGGGTGGTCTGATCGACGACAGCACCAATTCCAATCAACAAAGTGTTCCGGGCTTGGGCGACATTCCCATTCTGGGTAATTTGTTCCGCTACCGTTCGGCCAGTACCAATAAGCGTAACTTGATGATTTTCATTCGGCCGTTGATCGTTGGTGATGGCGGCAAGTTGTCCGAATTCAGCCGTGAACAGTACAACCGCATCCGTCAGAGTCAACAGGATACGTTCGACAAGCGTTCTCTGGTTAACCCAAGCGATTGGTCCGTTTTATCGCCAGAACAGAATTTCCAACGTAATCTGCCGATCCCGATGCCGCAGAATATCCAGACATTGATGGATCAGGATCGGGCTCGCAGCCAAACGGCCAGCGGTCAGACCGCGGCCCCCAGACCGTGA
- the gspF gene encoding type II secretion system inner membrane protein GspF has translation MAAFEYSALDAQGKTRKGVIESDSARGARSLLRDQGLAPLTIEAVVADQSTAGGMQGWMSRFQSLNPTELALFTRQISTLIAAGLPIDAALSGIIRQTENPRIRRIVTAVRSKVVEGHSLAQGLATFPRAFSELYRATVAAGEESGHLEAVLERLADYTEGRQATTQKVQMALFYPALLTLMAVAVVIGLVTYVVPQVVQVFVQMKQTLPPLTRGLIAVSAFLREQWPWILLGMAAFAIWFYWALRQPKFAFRWAQIQLKLPLIGRLIRGFNAARFARTLSILSAAGVPMLKALTISGEVVASEPMRRAIKEATDRVREGAPIARSLEQSRLFPPMMLQLIAAGEQSGALGNMLERAAVQQERELDTLINALLGLFEPILILVMGGVVLLIVLAILIPIFDLNQMVH, from the coding sequence ATGGCAGCTTTTGAATACAGCGCGCTGGATGCCCAAGGCAAAACCCGCAAGGGCGTGATTGAAAGCGACAGCGCGCGCGGTGCCCGCAGCCTGTTGCGCGATCAGGGCTTGGCGCCGCTGACCATTGAAGCGGTAGTGGCCGATCAATCCACCGCTGGCGGCATGCAAGGCTGGATGAGCCGTTTTCAATCCTTGAATCCAACGGAACTGGCTCTGTTCACCCGCCAGATTTCCACCTTGATTGCCGCCGGCCTGCCCATCGATGCGGCGCTGTCGGGGATTATTCGGCAAACGGAAAACCCAAGAATCCGCCGCATTGTCACGGCGGTGCGCTCAAAAGTGGTTGAAGGGCACAGCCTTGCGCAGGGGCTGGCGACGTTTCCGCGCGCCTTCTCGGAACTGTACCGCGCGACGGTTGCCGCCGGTGAAGAATCGGGCCATCTCGAAGCGGTGCTCGAACGCCTGGCCGATTACACCGAAGGGCGTCAGGCCACCACGCAAAAGGTGCAGATGGCGCTGTTTTATCCCGCATTGCTCACCTTGATGGCCGTGGCGGTAGTTATTGGCCTCGTGACGTATGTTGTGCCGCAAGTGGTGCAAGTCTTCGTGCAGATGAAACAAACGCTGCCACCGCTGACCCGCGGATTGATTGCGGTGAGCGCCTTTTTGCGAGAACAATGGCCGTGGATTTTATTGGGTATGGCGGCCTTTGCTATTTGGTTTTACTGGGCGCTGCGCCAACCAAAATTCGCTTTTCGTTGGGCGCAGATTCAACTTAAATTGCCGCTGATCGGTCGATTGATTCGTGGCTTCAATGCCGCCCGGTTCGCTCGCACGTTGAGCATCCTGAGCGCCGCCGGCGTGCCGATGCTCAAGGCGCTGACCATCAGTGGCGAGGTGGTTGCTTCTGAGCCGATGCGCCGCGCTATTAAAGAGGCCACCGACCGCGTGCGTGAGGGCGCGCCGATTGCCCGTTCGCTGGAGCAGTCGCGTTTATTTCCGCCGATGATGTTGCAATTGATCGCGGCGGGCGAGCAAAGCGGCGCCTTGGGCAATATGCTCGAACGGGCCGCCGTGCAGCAGGAGCGTGAACTCGATACCCTGATCAACGCCTTGCTCGGCCTGTTCGAGCCGATTTTGATTCTCGTCATGGGCGGGGTCGTTTTGCTGATCGTGCTGGCGATCCTGATCCCGATTTTTGATCTCAACCAAATGGTGCATTAG
- a CDS encoding type II secretion system protein N — MSWSKSRFVWIPSALFLILLATAGVLAARITWMWLAPAPAYVAPPESGAEASEQSQSASVEQIGSWHLFGQAATPDNPTATKISASQLGATLEGTISGSPLPLVMLRVGGEVRLLQAGDTLSAGVRIVSIAPDRVVISNQGRLESIAFPKPQSLDQAPAPSAASLTTANPRDVSASAVAPTVRAQAEEIRHNPQTLLRFVTVSPVQQNGEISGYSLRPVPGQEALMRALGLMPGDVLTSVDGMPVNDPALLPRVMPLLNSGQPLQVLVERGGQPLSMTINLDSLQ, encoded by the coding sequence ATGTCTTGGTCGAAGAGCCGTTTCGTATGGATTCCGAGCGCGCTTTTCCTGATTTTACTGGCGACGGCCGGCGTGCTCGCTGCCCGCATTACCTGGATGTGGCTGGCACCGGCACCTGCCTATGTAGCGCCTCCTGAGTCGGGGGCCGAAGCGAGTGAACAGTCGCAGTCGGCATCGGTTGAGCAGATCGGCAGTTGGCATCTGTTCGGCCAGGCAGCGACGCCAGACAATCCCACGGCGACAAAAATTTCGGCATCCCAGTTAGGGGCGACGCTCGAAGGCACCATCAGCGGCTCCCCCTTGCCACTGGTCATGCTGCGGGTTGGTGGCGAGGTGCGGTTACTGCAAGCCGGTGACACCTTGTCCGCAGGGGTTCGCATCGTTTCGATTGCGCCGGATCGCGTCGTCATCTCGAATCAAGGCCGTCTTGAGTCAATCGCCTTCCCTAAGCCACAGTCGCTTGATCAGGCACCCGCACCGAGTGCCGCATCGCTGACTACGGCAAACCCACGTGATGTCTCCGCTTCCGCCGTCGCGCCCACTGTTCGGGCGCAGGCAGAAGAAATCCGGCATAACCCCCAAACGCTGCTGCGTTTTGTGACCGTATCGCCTGTGCAGCAAAATGGCGAGATCAGTGGTTATTCATTGCGTCCGGTACCGGGGCAGGAAGCACTCATGCGGGCACTTGGGCTCATGCCCGGTGATGTATTGACTTCCGTTGATGGCATGCCTGTCAATGATCCCGCCCTGTTGCCCCGCGTGATGCCGCTGTTGAATTCTGGCCAGCCGTTACAGGTTCTGGTCGAACGGGGCGGGCAGCCCCTGAGTATGACGATTAATTTGGACTCATTACAATGA
- a CDS encoding phosphatase PAP2 family protein, with product MTAFIRTVRSSSLLNRYLHWEEVIMYRLNLVNAMRGLRRLFAICSRLGDGVAWYVAAALIALFVGEQAWLPMSAMMLSAGVGLGIYASIKRLTARPRPHMAHDGLVLSVAPLDKYSFPSGHTLHAVNFAIQIAVFAPGLAWLVIPFALMVALSRMVLGLHYLSDVLVGGVIGALIAVSSLWVVGTLS from the coding sequence ATGACCGCATTTATTCGAACCGTTCGTAGTTCATCCTTGCTTAACCGGTACCTGCATTGGGAAGAGGTGATCATGTATCGCCTCAATCTTGTCAATGCCATGCGTGGCTTGCGTCGATTGTTCGCGATTTGCAGCCGTCTGGGCGATGGTGTTGCCTGGTATGTGGCCGCCGCCCTGATCGCACTGTTCGTCGGGGAGCAAGCATGGTTGCCCATGAGTGCCATGATGCTTTCCGCAGGTGTCGGATTGGGCATCTATGCTTCCATCAAGCGCCTCACGGCCCGACCGCGCCCACATATGGCCCACGACGGATTGGTGCTGAGTGTGGCGCCGTTGGATAAATACAGTTTCCCTTCCGGGCACACCTTGCACGCGGTGAATTTTGCGATTCAGATTGCCGTCTTCGCGCCGGGTCTTGCCTGGTTGGTCATTCCCTTCGCCCTGATGGTCGCGTTGTCACGAATGGTGCTTGGATTGCACTATCTGTCGGATGTTCTGGTCGGCGGGGTGATCGGTGCGCTGATCGCGGTGTCCAGCCTTTGGGTGGTGGGTACGCTGTCTTAA